A stretch of the Chelonia mydas isolate rCheMyd1 chromosome 5, rCheMyd1.pri.v2, whole genome shotgun sequence genome encodes the following:
- the LOC119566719 gene encoding LOW QUALITY PROTEIN: perilipin-3-like (The sequence of the model RefSeq protein was modified relative to this genomic sequence to represent the inferred CDS: inserted 2 bases in 1 codon): protein MSAQENEPQVETQAEEQQTAVDRVGGLPLVSSACEMASASYAATKETHPAIKAVCEVAETGVRAITSAAITGAQPILAQLEPQLAAANEYACRGLDRLEEQLPILQQPIEKVALDAQDIMRATMVGAKDAVCSTVTEAKDAVTSMVGVAQGAVQESVEVTKSAVTSSMSTVMGSSMGQMAASGIDTALGKSEQLVDYYLPMTEEELAELATTPVEGPGEAPAEQRSYYVRLGSLSSTLRQRAYQHALGKMRQARQSTLQALSQLQQIIDLINHAKQAIDQKLHNGQDRLYQMWLQCCRGKLEGQEEPDSAKVEAQALAMSQSLTQQLKTTCLTLLGSIQGLPSTIQDKAQQVSSSIEELQXARCFQDLSSHALAQSREMVTKAQESLDELLEYMMRNVPLDWIVGPFTAAGDSPLCPDELVEEGKKVEA from the exons ATGTCTGCTCAGGAAAACGAACCACAGGTGGAGACCCAGGCAGAGGAGCAACAG aCTGCAGTGGACAGGGTGGGTGGCCTGCCCTTGGTCAGCTCTGCCTGTGAGATGGCCTCTGCCAGCTATGCTGCCACCAAAGAGACCCACCCAGCCATCAAAGCGGTCTGTGAGGTGGCAGAGACAGGGGTGAGGGCCATCACCTCTGCTGCCATCACTGGGGCACAGCCCATCCTGgcccagctggagccacagc TTGCAGCAGCCAATGAATATGCCTGTCGGGGTCTGGACAGactggaggagcagctgcccatCCTGCAGCAGCCGATTGAGAAG GTGGCTTTGGATGCCCAAGACATCATGCGTGCCACAATGGTGGGTGCCAAGGATGCTGTCTGCAGCACGGTCACTGAGGCCAAGGATGCAGTGACCAGCATGGTGGGCGTGGCCCAAGGGGCTGTCCAGGAGAGCGTGGAGGTGACCAAATCCGCCGTGACCAGCAGCATGAGCACAGTGATGGGCTCCAGCATGGGGCAGATGGCTGCGAGTGGCATAGACACAGCACTGGGGAAATCTGAGCAGCTGGTGGACTACTACCTCCCCATGACAGAGGAGGAGCTCG CTGAGCTTGCCACAACTCCCGTTGAGGGGCCTGGAGAGGCTCCCGCAGAGCAGCGGAGTTACTACGTGCGTCTGGGTTCCCTGTCGAGCACGCTGCGCCAGCGAGCCTACCAGCACGCCCTGGGCAAGATGAGACAAGCCAGGCAGAGCACCCTGCAggccctctcccagctccagcaaatCATTGACCTG ATCAACCATGCCAAGCAGGCCATAGATCAGAAGCTTCACAATGGCCAGGACCGTCTGTACCAGATGTGGCTCCAGTGCTGCAGGGGGAAGTTGGAAGGGCAGGAGGAACCAGACTCCGCAAAG GTTGAAGCTCAGGCTCTAGCCATGTCCCAGAGCCTCACCCAGCAACTGAAAACCACCTGCCTTACTCTCCTGGGCAGCATCCAGGGCCTTCCCAGCACTATCCAGGACAAGGCCCAGCAGGTCTCAAGCAGTATAGAAGAGctcca tgccagatgtttccaGGATCTCTCCAGCCATGCACTTGCCCAGAGTCGGGAGATGGTAACCAAGGCCCAGGAGTCCCTGGATGAGCTGTTGGAATACATGATGCGGAATGTTCCCCTGGACTGGATCGTGGGACCCTTCACTGCCGCTGGAGACTCCCCACTGTGTCCTGATGagctggtggaggaaggaaagaaggtgGAGGCCTGA